Proteins encoded together in one Candidatus Sulfotelmatobacter sp. window:
- a CDS encoding efflux transporter outer membrane subunit produces the protein MRVMTGHAFANRGLRLAFLASLLPLLLAGCEVGPHYARPNVPAPPAYKELPPEWTTAQPSDAVARGKWWEIFQDSKLNQLEEQINVSNQNLKAAQAQYVQARALVRQNRADYFPTVTTGLSATRDHQSQNRPLFSQSSSTYTDIVLPVSASYEADVWGRVRRTVEASRAEAQATAADLESVNLSLHAELAADYFQLCELDAEEQLLVSTVSAYEQALALTQNRFKGGVASEVDVAQAQTQLETTRAQAIDVGVQRAQDEHAIAVLVGQPASTFSVASSPLTLTPPIIPAGMPSELLQRRPDVAAAERRVAAANANIGVAKAAYFPNLSLTASGGFESNTITNLLSGPSGFLLAGASAMETVFDAGRRHAVSDQAQAAYDQSVANYRETVLTSFQDAEDNLAALRILQEEAKTQQAAVAAARRSLNLSLNRYKGGVTTYLEVTTAQALALSDERAAVQILGRRMTASVLLVRALGGGWDSSTLPQRPECCGKLISRVNGTPGDNSH, from the coding sequence ATGAGAGTGATGACAGGCCACGCCTTTGCAAACCGGGGGTTGCGACTCGCGTTTCTAGCAAGCCTGCTTCCGCTCTTGCTGGCAGGGTGCGAAGTCGGTCCGCATTATGCCCGGCCCAACGTGCCCGCGCCTCCCGCGTACAAAGAGTTGCCGCCCGAGTGGACGACGGCACAACCCAGCGACGCTGTTGCCCGCGGCAAGTGGTGGGAAATATTTCAGGATTCAAAGCTGAATCAACTCGAAGAACAGATCAACGTATCGAACCAAAACCTGAAAGCCGCACAGGCGCAATATGTGCAAGCCCGGGCTTTGGTCCGGCAGAACCGAGCGGATTACTTCCCGACGGTCACGACTGGACTTTCGGCGACCCGGGATCATCAGTCGCAGAATCGGCCGCTATTTAGTCAGTCAAGCAGCACCTATACCGACATTGTCCTGCCGGTTTCCGCATCTTACGAAGCTGACGTCTGGGGCCGGGTCCGGCGAACTGTCGAAGCCAGCCGCGCCGAGGCGCAGGCCACTGCGGCAGACCTGGAGTCAGTGAACCTGAGCTTGCACGCGGAACTTGCAGCCGATTACTTCCAACTGTGCGAACTGGATGCCGAGGAGCAACTGCTGGTCTCAACCGTCTCGGCCTATGAACAGGCGCTCGCCCTTACACAGAATCGTTTTAAAGGCGGAGTCGCGTCGGAAGTAGACGTGGCCCAGGCGCAAACGCAGCTCGAAACCACGCGCGCGCAGGCCATCGATGTTGGAGTGCAGAGGGCACAGGACGAACACGCGATTGCTGTCCTCGTGGGCCAGCCGGCTTCCACATTCAGCGTGGCATCGTCTCCGCTGACCCTGACTCCTCCGATAATTCCCGCGGGCATGCCCTCAGAACTGCTTCAGCGTAGGCCCGATGTGGCGGCCGCGGAACGCCGCGTTGCCGCCGCCAATGCCAACATCGGTGTCGCCAAAGCCGCCTACTTTCCCAACTTGTCTCTGACGGCGTCGGGAGGATTTGAGAGCAACACCATTACCAATCTTTTGTCGGGACCGAGCGGATTCCTGCTGGCGGGCGCGTCGGCAATGGAAACGGTTTTCGATGCCGGCCGGCGTCACGCCGTCTCCGACCAGGCGCAAGCCGCGTACGATCAATCGGTCGCCAACTACCGCGAGACTGTCCTCACGTCGTTTCAGGATGCGGAAGATAATCTGGCCGCGCTTCGAATCCTGCAGGAGGAAGCCAAGACCCAGCAGGCAGCGGTAGCGGCCGCGCGGCGCTCCCTGAATCTTTCCCTCAACCGCTACAAGGGCGGGGTGACGACATATCTGGAAGTGACCACCGCGCAAGCTCTGGCTTTGTCGGACGAGAGAGCGGCAGTGCAGATCCTCGGCCGCCGCATGACAGCGAGTGTTTTACTCGTGCGCGCGCTGGGTGGAGGCTGGGATAGTTCGACTCTGCCGCAAAGGCCCGAGTGCTGCGGCAAGCTGATCAGCCGGGTAAATGGGACGCCAGGAGACAATTCTCATTGA
- a CDS encoding efflux RND transporter periplasmic adaptor subunit — protein sequence MPVTLDTEAQVSVQPASAQAELVKSGKPGPRNWVAAIVVSLAILGALTFGILPRVTARNTLRRETAQMALPTVAVVHPEHTSPANEVVLPANVQAFVSAPIYARTNGYLKKWYVDIGAHVKQGQLLAEIETPEVDQQLQQARADLGTSQANLHLAGITADRYQDLLKTNSVSQQETDNAVGALAADKATVAASQANVSRLEQLQSFEKIYAPFNGIITARKTDIGDLIDAGASGGSKTDLFDIAQADKLRVYANVPEAYSQAAKPGLTASLSLAEFPGRLFEGRLVRTAEAIDPGSRTLLVEIDVANPTGVLLTGSYAEVHLKLPGGASSYIVPVNALLFRKEGLRIAIVKDGKAALRPVTPGHDFGDQIEIVGGLQGDESIIVNPPDSIISGQPVRIAQSAAGDSL from the coding sequence ATGCCGGTAACTTTGGATACAGAAGCGCAGGTTTCGGTTCAGCCTGCTTCGGCTCAGGCAGAGTTAGTAAAGTCGGGTAAACCCGGACCGAGAAACTGGGTAGCAGCGATTGTAGTTTCGCTCGCGATCCTGGGCGCCTTGACGTTTGGGATTTTGCCGCGCGTGACGGCGCGCAACACTTTGCGAAGAGAAACTGCGCAGATGGCGCTGCCGACGGTCGCGGTCGTCCATCCCGAACATACATCTCCGGCGAACGAAGTTGTTCTTCCTGCGAACGTACAGGCATTTGTCAGCGCGCCGATTTACGCCCGAACGAACGGCTATCTGAAGAAGTGGTACGTCGACATCGGCGCCCATGTGAAGCAGGGGCAACTCCTCGCCGAGATTGAAACCCCGGAAGTCGATCAGCAACTGCAACAGGCCCGCGCCGATCTGGGGACCTCACAAGCCAACCTTCATCTGGCGGGGATCACGGCTGATCGCTATCAGGACTTGCTCAAAACGAACTCGGTTTCGCAGCAGGAGACTGACAATGCCGTTGGAGCGTTGGCAGCCGACAAAGCGACCGTGGCGGCGAGCCAGGCGAACGTGAGCCGCCTTGAGCAGTTGCAGTCTTTCGAGAAAATCTACGCTCCATTCAATGGCATCATCACTGCGCGCAAGACCGACATAGGCGATTTGATCGACGCGGGCGCCAGCGGAGGTTCGAAGACCGATCTTTTCGATATAGCCCAGGCCGACAAGCTACGCGTTTACGCCAATGTGCCCGAGGCCTATTCGCAGGCCGCAAAGCCGGGCTTGACGGCGAGTTTGAGTTTAGCCGAATTCCCCGGCCGGCTGTTTGAAGGCCGACTGGTGCGTACTGCCGAAGCAATCGATCCAGGGTCTCGCACGTTGCTTGTAGAGATCGATGTGGCGAATCCAACCGGAGTATTGCTCACGGGCTCCTACGCCGAAGTTCATCTCAAGCTGCCCGGCGGAGCGTCTTCCTATATTGTGCCCGTCAACGCTTTGTTGTTCCGCAAAGAGGGACTCCGCATCGCCATTGTGAAAGATGGCAAGGCTGCGTTGAGGCCAGTGACACCCGGCCATGATTTCGGCGATCAGATCGAGATTGTCGGAGGGCTCCAGGGAGACGAATCGATCATCGTCAATCCTCCGGACTCCATCATCTCTGGGCAACCGGTGCGGATCGCGCAGTCTGCTGCGGGAGATTCTTTATGA